The Pungitius pungitius chromosome 10, fPunPun2.1, whole genome shotgun sequence genome has a window encoding:
- the ranbp2 gene encoding ranBP2-like and GRIP domain-containing protein 3 isoform X2, whose product MRRSKAEVDRYVSSVQSSSPSLKEKPVKGFLFAKLYFEAKEYELAKRHVSEYLKVQERDPKAHKFLGQLYEREGDINKAVGCYKRSVDMNPAQRDLVLKVAELLVSKQECDSRAEFWVEKAAKLLPGNPAVFNLKERLLSRQGQPGWNRLFDLLQVELAARPADAHVNVKLVQLFCQDGRLDEAVKHCLAAGKGGVLNHSLDWYTVVVRTLQDYLAQPSVSGNDKVYRDLQRELLLAHCSLLRITLSESSLQLSLDALTSFDQAMQTLSSIAGRHPDDLCEVFAEMRGHLYLHAATLLLKQAQNHQHTWRAVIDLATLCYLLAYQSPRPKAKVTKRDQSRPQLLELLANDRQSQAGHMLLNLSTAPSSLIEEVVEVFGNRRGQESVLQLLFGPHASTGPSFIANDDIHSITAQVPELSQLVKWDAGSILLHAGDLQHLSWLGLQWILLAQKPALRDWLQQLFPRLTLETSKLDTNAPESICLLDLEVFLHGVVFCSHCQLQETAKMSCGINPQQQRQLYEPHCLPLPLIRLLTTDRQREWWEAVNSLIQQRAAPGTSAKLRMIVQHGLSSLRAGEKHGLQPALAIHWARCLSQTVDGVNSYYDQKEYIGRSVHYWKVVLPLLEKIKNRRSIPEPLEPLFMHFHSKDIQISSVKGHEEEAKIAYSVLLDIEGKTEEAIATLETINNLSSVWHLAQIYQRLSEEASNGVEETQERCITFLRKFRNYLSKIYNANADDIEKLPVSMEEVMDLLNDVNQQLGETEFMDEEEEHGEGRRGPTHSSLATGSHIKFSTPSPNKSLISPSKRHLISPKTPPHWVEDQKSLLQMLCQQVEALKNEVHDLRQNSSGIASSPRHKMYGESYGAEGLQESFTPAQSYHGAPLTVATTASSGYYNQSPAYNSQHLLRTASNVTPTKGPMYNMNRMPPQQHMYAYQQPTHTPPLQTAPPCIYPPQEPGFGAPLRFESPATSLLSPYSEEYYGQSVQSTNPPLPEPGYFTKPSVVPVQAPKSTEGKPLDFGKLSFSQQAPAEVPKVPSFGAGAVAHSTPSSSFKFNSNFKSNDGDFTFPPSQAKHSESLLGLLTSDFPSRSENVPEKPPAQEQPLSQTNLFTFGNKNTPSFSFADSAPSTRTGSLFGKADQPFTFGDVTKPVFGVPTSAAEERAPESDNESTHGEEDEDGPHFEPIVPLPDKVDVKTGEEEEEEMFCNRAKLYRFDADTKEWKERGIGNVKILKHSGKGKVRLLMRREQVLKICANHYITADMLLKPNSGSDKSWVWNAIDYADEEPKTEQLAIRFKTPEEASLFKVKFEEAQKVVVKSAKKHDQPEKKEENLKGSELLAAQFARKDGEWDCNVCCVRNKPVDVHCAACQSANPNLSSKPDMPIAGEAKPSPFTFKFGTDSSKPSSTGSTFTGFGALGASVPSSFTFGTTTTTSKPADTASAFGAGFGAQLSKKPGQWDCDVCAVRNEASADSCVSCKALKASSKTTATTPMVPTTAAPSISAVASGFGAQFGKKPGQWDCNVCEVRNEVSAGSCVACGTPNPAPAQAPKTTMTAQTLPTAAAGSGFGAQFGKKPGQWDCNVCEVRNEVSANRCVSCGAPDPSAKSTAAPAAVSGFGAVLAKKDGQWDCNECLVRNDASAAECVSCHSPNPNPSLAAMFAMKDGEWDCDHCLVRNNTSADKCVACQTLNPNAKSTTSSSTSSTFSFSFGHKSSSSQPAGTGFKMPFDTANAFKFGQNKVQSSAASFKFETPQSGLSTTSSSGFSFLLPAAAGSFKFGIQDPAQETPSADDQVPPSGSASSCLKSMADKHKEHELVSTPPADPTELDQNLLPSGKTKVFSFAESSEGNFKFGQNDPNFKGLSGTGESLFTIPTKAEATNEPEEDDMYKTEENDDIQFEPVVQMPDRVDLVTGEEDEQVLYSQRLKLFRFDLDTSQWKERGVGILKFLKNTSNGRLRVLMRREQVLKVCANHWITTTMNLKPLAGSDKAWIWMANDFSDGDARLEQLAAKFKTPELAEEFKEKFEECQRLLLDIPLQTPHKLVDSGRTARLIQKAEEMKSGLKDLKFFLTDDKTKIKDDDRPGELTPKGHVSNLVIKPLGETPGPTLEWDNYDLREEALDDTADSSVYASPIASSPPSKNLFRFGESTGGFNFSFQPGISPSKSPAKLNQSGASVATDDEQDVTQDEERDGVYFEPVVPLPDLVEISTGEENEQVVFSHRAKLYRYDKELGQWKERGIGDLKVLQNFDTKRVRLIMRRDQVLKICANHRITAAMKLEPMKGAEKAWVWSALDFAEVVEGSMEQLAVRFKLQETANTFKQVFEEAKVAQENDKLMSEATSRVATPQDPAPTPPPPAATPVCGKAAIAVLEETTKQRTELPPDAKPSTSGFPSPLNPSKMVVSPPKFVFGAQSLQKFFGSPKSHSDTEESSSGFKAGDSERPGKASAAFKVPEKGLDFRLFKDNPMAFWTSTSTTQFEPPGPQAAGGSEGLGEDSDVEVVYVREPTAEQAALAQTLMLPLTFFCYQNEPGYTSDDPTDDEDFEAAVKALNGKLYPDAPQKEAAACSDEPDCQVVWEKTPTPVEEEKAKSLQLPPTFFCGLSTTDSDPDHDKPEDFETEVRKAHKDLGAQLHQTESSNSSAAAAQEEPTSGSSSSSAEPAVAEEPAVAEEPAVAEEPALILSTTEQQISDQPAETLSEGPSSSTTSPIDLSTKKSPEPESSTWTSIGSSDDISNFGFKALGGSSFADLAKTTDAYAFGAQDSNFSWANAGATVFGRVVSSVPKNEGEEGSDEEDTSNTEDIHFEPIVSLPEVETKSGEEDEEILFKERAKLYRWDRDLSQWKERGVGDLKILFHPTKRFYRVLMRREQVLRVCANHTITQAMELKPMNTSANALLWTATDYSDGDGTVEQLAAKFKTPEIAESFKKTFCECQSRTAQTECDESCISSPQMSRVQEHSRVSNPLVFLQVVADEQPLGTITMELFSHIVPKTAENFRALCTGEKGFGLKSSVFHRVIPDFMCQGGDITIGDGTGGKSIYGSKFEDENFDVRHTGPGILSMANRGRDTNNSQFFITLKKAENLDFKHVAFGWVREGMEVVQQMGELGTKGGKPAKKLVITECGQL is encoded by the exons ATGCGGCGGAGTAAAGCTGAAGTGGACCGCTACGTTTCCTCAGTACAGAGTTCCTCGCCCTCACTCAAAGAG AAACCAGTCAAGGGGTTTTTATTTGCCAAGTTGTACTTCGAAGCGAAGGAATATGAACTGGCAAAAAG ACATGTCTCTGAGTATCTCAAAGTCCAGGAGAGGGATCCAAAAGCACACAAATTCCTTGGACAGCTctacgagagggagggagacatcAACAAGGCAGTGGGATGTTACAAG cgCTCAGTGGACATGAATCCGGCCCAAAGGGATCTGGTGCTGAAGGTTGCTGAGTTACTGGTCAGCAAGCAGGAATGTGACAGCAGAGCAGAGTTTTGGGTAGAGAAAGCCGCCAAGCTGCTGCCAGGAAACCCTGCCGTCTTCAACCTGAAG GAGCGCCTGTTGAGTCGTCAGGGTCAGCCGGGTTGGAACCGTTTGTTCGACCTCCTCCAGGTCGAGCTGGCGGCGAGGCCAGCCGACGCCCATGTGAACGTGAAGCTTGTTCAGTTGTTCTGTCAGGACGGACGGCTCGACGAAGCTGTGAAGCACTGCCTGGCTGCTGGGAAAGGGGGCGTGCTGAACCACAGCCTGGACTGGTACACCGTGGTGGTTCGCACACTGCAG GATTATCTCGCTCAGCCCAGCGTTTCCGGTAATGACAAGGTGTATCGGGATCTCCAGAGAGAACTGCTACTGGCCCACTGCAGCCTGCTAAGAATCACACTGTCTGAGAGCAGCTTGCAGCTGAGCCTTGATGCGCTCACAAG TTTTGACCAAGCTATGCAGACGCTGAGCAGCATTGCTGGCCGCCACCCGGACGATCTTTGTGAGGTGTTTGCGGAAATGAGAGGTCACCTCTACCTGCACGCGGCCACGCTGCTATTGAAGCAGGCTCAGAATCACCAACATACCTGGAGAGCCGTTATTGACCTGGCTACGCTGTGCTACCTGCTGGCATACCAG TCGCCGAGACCAAAGGCTAAAGTGACCAAAAGAGATCAGTCCCGCCCGCAGCTTCTGGAGCTGCTGGCCAATGACCGACAGAGTCAGGCCGGTCACATGTTGCTGAATCTGAGTACTGCTCCATCGTCCTTGATCGAAGAG GTAGTGGAGGTGTTTGGGAACCGCAGGGGTCAAGAGTCTGTGCTTCAGCTCTTGTTTGGACCACATGCCTCTACTGGACCCTCCTTTATTGCCAACGATGACATTCATTCCATTACCGCACAGGTTCCAGAGCTTTCTCAACTCGTCAAATGGGACGCTG GCTCCATCCTGCTTCATGCTGGAGACTTGCAACATCTGAGCTGGTTGGGGCTGCAGTGGATCCTGCTGGCCCAAAAACCGGCCCTACGGGACTGGCTACAGCAACTTTTTCCAAGGCTTACTCTGGAAACCTCCAAACTGGACACCAACGCACCGGAATCCATCTGCCTGCTTGACCTGGAG GTGTTTTTACATGGCGTGGTGTTCTGTAGCCACTGCCAGCTCCAGGAGACTGCGAAGATGAGCTGCGGCATAAACCCGCAGCAGCAACGGCAGCTCTATGAGCCCCACTGCCTCCCCCTGCCCCTCATTCGCCTCCTGACCACCGACAGACAGCGGGAGTGGTGGGAAGCCGTCAACAGCCTAATTCAGCAACGAGCGGC TCCCGGCACGTCGGCCAAACTGCGGATGATTGTGCAGCATGGACTGAGCTCTCTGAGGGCCGGAGAGAAGCACGGACTCCAACCAGCGCTGGCCATCCATTGGGCCCGCTGTCTCAGCCAGACg GTTGATGGAGTGAACTCGTACTACGACCAGAAAGAGTACATCGGCCGCAGTGTCCACTACTGGAAAGTTGTACTTCCCCTGTTGGAAAAGATCAAAAACAGACGCAGCATACCAGAACCACTTGAGCCCCTCTTCATGCACTTTCACTCCAAAGATATTCAG ATTTCTTCTGTGAAGGGCCACGAAGAGGAAGCCAAGATTGCGTATTCAGTTCTGCTTGACATTGAAGGCAAGACGGAGGAGGCCATTGCTACTTTGGAAACCATCAATAACCTGTCATCTGTCTGGCATTTGGCACAG aTCTACCAGCGGCTATCAGAGGAGGCCAGCAACGGGGTGGAGGAGACACAGGAAAGGTGCATCACTTTTCTGAGAAAGTTCAGAAACTACCTATCAAAGATCTACAACGCAAATGCAGATGACATTGAGAAA CTCCCTGTCTCCATGGAGGAAGTTATGGACCTCCTGAATGACGTGAACCAACAGCTGGGGGAGACTGAGTTtatggatgaagaggaggagcatgGGGAGGGTCGACGAGGACCAACCCACTCCAGTCTTGCCACAGGATCCCACATCAAGTTTTCCACTCCCTCTCCAAACAAAAGCCTCATCTCTCCTTCCAAAAGACACCTG ATTTCTCCCAAGACACCACCTCATTGGGTGGAGGACCAGAAAAGTCTCCTCCAGATGCTTTGTCAGCAAGTGGAAGCCCTCAAG AACGAAGTTCATGATCTTAGACAAAACTCTTCAGGGATCGCAAGCTCTCCTCGTCACAAGATGTACGGTGAGAGCTACGGGGCCGAGGGCCTGCAGGAGTCCTTTACCCCCGCCCAGTCCTACCACGGGGCGCCTCTCACAG TTGCCACCACAGCCTCCTCGGGGTACTACAACCAGTCTCCAGCTTATAACTCTCAGCATCTCCTGCGCACAGCATCAAATGTCACCCCCACTAAG GGCCCAATGTACAATATGAACCGAATGCCCCCTCAGCAGCATATGTACGCCTACCAGCAGCCCACTCATACTCCTCCATTGCAGACTGCCCCACCCTGCATTTATCCTCCTCAAGAACCCGGGTTTGGAGCCCCTCTCCGGTTTGAGTCACCAGCCACCAGCCTTCTTTCACCATATAGTGAAGAATATTACGGGCAGAGTGTACAAAGCACAAACCCTCCCCTGCCCGAACCCGGCTACTTCACCAAGCCGTCAGTGGTCCCGGTTCAGGCGCCTAAGAGCACTGAGGGGAAGCCTCTGGACTTTGGGAAGCTCTCCTTCAGCCAGCAGGCACCTGCTGAAGTCCCTAAAGTGCCCAGTTTTGGAGCAGGCGCAGTTGCCCATTCAACACCGTCATCTTCTTTTAAATTCAACTCCAACTTTAAATCCAACGATGGAGATTTTACTTTCCCGCCTTCCCAGGCCAAGCACAGCGAAAGTCTACTTGGACTCCTTACGTCAGACTTTCCCTCCAGATCGGAAAATGTCCCGGAGAAGCCTCCAGCCCAGGAGCAACCCCTCAGCCAAACCAACCTCTTCACCTTTGGAAATAAAAAtactccttccttctcctttgcTGATTCTGCGCCAAGCACACGCACAGGAAGTCTTTTTGGAAAGGCAGACCAGCCTTTTACATTTGGAGATGTTACCAAGCCAGTGTTTGGGGTTCCCACATCTGCTGCTGAAGAGAGAGCACCAGAGAGTGACAATGAGAGCACCCAtggtgaggaggatgaagatggtCCTCACTTTGAACCCATTGTACCCCTTCCTGATAAAGTGGATGTGAAaacgggtgaggaagaggaggaggaaatgtttTGCAACAGGGCAAAGCTGTATCGATTTGACGCAGACACAAAAGAGTGGAAAGAGCGGGGCATTGGCAATGTTAAAATCCTGAAACACAGTGGCAAAGGGAAGGTCCGCCTCCTAATGAGAAGAGAGCAAGTCCTTAAGATCTGTGCAAACCACTACATCACTGCCGATATGCTCCTGAAACCGAACTCTGGCTCTGACAAATCCTGGGTGTGGAATGCTATCGACTACGCAGATGAGGAGCCTAAGACCGAACAGCTGGCCATCCGCTTCAAAACACCAGAGGAGGCGTCACTTTTCAAAGTTAAGTTTGAGGAAGCCcagaaagttgttgtcaaatcTGCCAAAAAGCACGATCAACctgagaagaaagaggaaaattTGAAAGGTTCTGAATTACTGGCAGCCCAGTTTGCCCGGAAAGACGGAGAGTGGGACTGCAATGTGTGCTGTGTAAGAAATAAACCCGTGGATGTGCATTGTGCCGCTTGTCAAAGTGCCAATCCCAATTTGTCATCAAAGCCAGACATGCCGATAGCCGGTGAAGCCAAACCCAGTCCTTTCACTTTCAAATTTGGGACCGATTCATCCAAACCCAGCAGTACTGGATCTACATTTACTGGATTCGGAGCTTTGGGAGCATCTGTACCCTCCTCATTTACATTtggcaccaccaccaccacctcaaaACCTGCTGACACCGCCAGTGCATTTGGTGCTGGTTTTGGCGCTCAGTTAAGCAAGAAGCCCGGTCAATGGGACTGTGATGTGTGTGCAGTAAGAAACGAGGCCTCGGCAGACAGTTGTGTTTCTTGTAAAGCTCTTAAAGCCTCATCTAAAACGACTGCAACCACACCAATGGTCCCCACCACAGCTGCACCATCTATATCGGCTGTTGCCTCTGGATTTGGTGCCCAGTTTGGCAAGAAGCCAGGCCAGTGGGACTgcaatgtgtgtgaagtgaGAAATGAAGTCTCTGCTGGTAGTTGTGTGGCCTGTGGAACCCCCAACCCTGCTCCTGCTCAAGCTCCTAAAACCACCATGACCGCACAAACGCTCCCGACTGCCGCTGCAGGCTCTGGATTTGGTGCCCAGTTTGGCAAGAAGCCAGGCCAGTGGGACTGCAATGTGTGCGAAGTGAGAAATGAAGTCTCTGCTAACAGGTGTGTGTCCTGTGGAGCCCCCGACCCGTCTGCTAAATCAACAGCGGCGCCCGCAGCAGTTTCAGGGTTCGGGGCCGTTTTGGCAAAAAAGGACGGGCAATGGGACTGCAACGAGTGCCTGGTCAGAAACGATGCCTCCGCTGCAGAGTGTGTTTCTTGTCATTCCCCAAATCCCAATCCTTCTCTAGCAGCCATGTTTGCCATGAAGGACGGGGAATGGGATTGTGACCACTGTCTGGTGAGAAACAACACCTCTGCCGATAAGTGCGTGGCCTGTCAAACCCTGAATCCAAATGCCAAAAGCACAACCagctcctccacgtcctccacGTTCAGCTTTTCATTTGGACACAAAAGTTCATCAAGTCAGCCTGCTGGGACTGGATTTAAGATGCCCTTTGATACTGCCAACGCTTTTAAGTTTGGTCAAAACAAAGTGCAAAGCTCAGCTGCCTCTTTTAAGTTTGAAACTCCTCAGTCTGGATTGAGTACCACAAGTTCTTCAGGCTTCTCTTTCCTGCTGCCGGCTGCAGCTGGTAGCTTCAAGTTTGGCATTCAGGATCCCGCACAAGAAACTCCCTCTGCTGATGACCAGGTGCCTCCATCAGGGTCGGCCTCTAGTTGTCTCAAAAGCATGGCTGACAAGCACAAGGAGCACGAGCTCGTGTCCACTCCCCCAGCGGACCCAACGGAGCTAGATCAAAATCTGTTACCTTCTGGTAAAACAAAGGTGTTCAGTTTTGCAGAGTCCTCTGAAGGAAACTTTAAGTTTGGCCAGAACGACCCCAATTTCAAAGGTCTCTCTGGGACCGGTGAGTCGCTGTTTACGATCCCCACCAAGGCAGAGGCCACAAATGAGCCGGAAGAAGATGACATGTATAAGACTGAGGAGAACGACGACATCCAGTTTGAACCGGTGGTGCAGATGCCCGATCGAGTGGACCTGGTGActggggaggaggacgagcaggTTCTCTATTCCCAGCGTCTCAAACTGTTCCGATTCGACCTGGACACGAGTCAGTGGAAAGAGCGGGGTGTCGGAATCCTTAAATTCCTGAAAAACACCTCTAACGGCCGGCTGAGGGTGCTGATGAGAAGAGAGCAAGTTCTGAAGGTGTGCGCCAACCACTGGATCACCACCACCATGAATCTTAAGCCGCTGGCAGGCTCGGACAAGGCGTGGATTTGGATGGCCAATGACTTCTCTGATGGGGACGCTAGGCTCGAGCAGCTGGCCGCCAAGTTTAAAACCCCGGAGCTAGCAGAGGAGTTCAAGGAGAAGTTTGAGGAGTGTCAGAGGCTTCTCCTGGACATTCCCCTGCAAACCCCACACAAGCTCGTCGACTCCGGCAGAACAGCACGCCTCATTCAGAAAGCAGAGGAAATGAAGTCTGGTTTGAAAGACCTGAAATTCTTTTTGACCGACGACAAAACCAAAATCAAAGATGACGACAGACCGGGAGAGCTTACCCCAAAAGGCCATGTTTCCAACCTGGTAATCAAGCCTCTGGGTGAAACCCCCGGCCCCACCTTGGAGTGGGATAACTATGACTTGAGGGAAGAGGCCTTGGATGATACTGCAGACTCATCAGTCTATGCCTCGCCCATTGCCAGCAGCCCCCCAAGCAAGAACCTTTTCCGCTTTGGAGAATCCACCGGTGGATTCAACTTTAGCTTCCAACCCGGCATCAGCCCCTCCAAGTCTCCCGCTAAGCTCAACCAGAGCGGGGCCTCGGTGGCCACTGACGACGAGCAGGACGTCacccaggatgaggagagggaCGGCGTGTACTTTGAGCCGGTGGTCCCACTGCCGGATCTGGTGGAGATATCTACCGGGGAGGAAAACGAACAGGTGGTCTTCAGTCACAGGGCCAAACTGTATCGCTACGACAAGGAGCTGGGCCAGTGGAAGGAGAGGGGCATCGGGGACCTCAAGGTCTTGCAGAATTTTGACACCAAACGGGTGAGGTTAATAATGAGGAGAGACCAGGTACTTAAGATCTGCGCCAACCACAGGATCACGGCAGCCATGAAGCTGGAGCCGATGAAGGGGGCGGAGAAGGCCTGGGTCTGGAGTGCCTTGGACTTCGCCGAGGTGGTAGAGGGCAGCATGGAGCAGTTGGCAGTGAGATTCAAGCTGCAGGAAACCGCGAACACATTCAAACAGGTCTTTGAGGAGGCTAAGGTTGCCCAAGAAAATGACAAGCTCATGAGCGAGGCGACCTCGAGGGTAGCCACCCCTCAAGACCCTGCACCTACACCGCCTCCTCCGGCTGCTACACCCGTGTGCGGGAAGGCAGCCATCGCCGTTCTGGAGGAGACCACAAAGCAGCGTACAGAGCTCCCTCCGGATGCTAAGCCAAGTACATCTGGCTTTCCAAGTCCCCTCAATCCCTCAAAGATGGTGGTGTCCCCCCCTAAATTCGTCTTTGGCGCTCAGAGCCTCCAGAAGTTTTTTGGCTCTCCTAAATCTCACTCTGATACAGAGGAATCGTCATCTGGTTTCAAAGCAGGAGATTCTGAACGTCCTGGCAAAGCTTCAGCTGCATTCAAAGTCCCagagaaag GGCTGGATTTTAGGCTTTTCAAAGATAACCCAATGGCTTTTTGGACCAGCACATCAACAACCCAATTTGAACCCCCAG GGCCTCAGGCTGCCGGAGGCAGTGAAGGCTTGGGGGAGGACTCTGACGTGGAGGTGGTGTACGTCAGGGAACCCACCGCTGAACAGGCAGCTTTAGCGCAGACGCTCATGCTGCCGCTCACCTTCTTCTGCTACCAGAACGAACCGGGCTACACCAGCGACGACCCAACCGATG atgAAGACTTTGAGGCAGCGGTAAAGGCCTTGAATGGAAAGCTCTACCCCGATGCTCCTCAAAAGGAGGCTGCAGCATGCAGTGATG AGCCGGACTGCCAGGTGGTGTGGGAAAAGACGCCAAcgccggtggaggaggagaaggccaaAAGCCTCCAGCTTCCACCCACCTTCTTCTGCGGCCTGAGCACCACAGACAGCGACCCGGACCACGACAAGCCCGAAGACTTTGAGACAGAAGTCCGCAAGGCACACAAAGACCTG GGAGCTCAGTTACATCAAACGgaaagcagcaacagcagcgccGCTGCAGCTCAGGAGGAACCCACATCAGGGTCGTCGTCCAGCAGCGCGGAGCCTGCCGTTGCCGAGGAGCCTGCCGTTGCCGAGGAGCCTGCCGTTGCCGAGGAGCCTGCGCTCATATTGTCTACAACAGAGCAGCAGATCTCGGACCAGCCGGCCGAGACTCTGAGTGAAGgtcccagcagcagcactacTTCTCCCATTGATCTGTCAACCAAGAAGAGCCCAGAACCGGAGTCCAGCACTTGGACTTCAATTGGATCAAGTGACG ATATATCCAACTTCGGTTTCAAAGCCCTTGGAGGCTCGTCTTTTGCAGATTTGGCCAAAACTACGGATGCCTATGCTTTTGGAGCTCAAG ACTCCAACTTCTCGTGGGCAAATGCTGGAGCGACCGTTTTTGGAAGAGTAGTGTCCTCTGTGCCTAAAAACGAAGGCGAGGAGGGCAGCGACGAAGAGGACACTTCTAATACAGAGGACATTCACTTTGAGCCCATTGTCTCTCTACCGGAG gtggaGACAAAGTCTggagaagaggacgaggaaaTCCTCTTCAAGGAGCGCGCCAAGCTGTACCGATGGGACCGAGACCTCAGCCAGTGGAAGGAGCGCGGCGTTGGGGACCTCAAGATCCTCTTCCACCCGACCAAGCGCTTCTACCGAGTCCTGATGCGGAGAGAGCAGGTGCTGAGGGTCTGTGCCAACCACACCATCACGCAAGCCATGGAACTCAAGCCCATGAACACCTCGGCCAACGCGCTGCTCTGGACCGCCACCGACTACTCAG ACGGCGACGGCACAGTGGAGCAGCTGGCGGCCAAGTTCAAAACCCCCGAGATAGCCGAATCCTTCAAGAAGACCTTCTGCGAGTGCCAGAGCCGCACGGCCCAAACGGAATGCGACGAGTCGTGCATCTCCTCGCCGCAGATGTCCCGAGTCCAGGAGCACTCCAGAGTCTCCAACCCCCTGGTGTTCCTCCAGGTGGTCGCCGATGAACAGCCGCTGGGCACCATCACCATGGAGCTTTTCTCCCACATCGTCCCGAAGACGGCAGAGAACTTCAGGGCCCTCTGCACCGGGGAGAAGGGCTTCGGGCTGAAGTCTTCAGTCTTTCACAGAGTCATCCCGGACTTCATGTGTCAG GGCGGTGACATCACCATCGGGGATGGCACTGGAGGTAAGTCCATCTACGGCAGCAAGTTTGAGGACGAGAACTTTGACGTTCGGCACACAGGGCCGGGCATCTTGTCGATGGCGAACCGCGGGAGGGACACCAACAACTCCCAGTTCTTCATCACCCTG